Below is a genomic region from Paraburkholderia phenazinium.
CGAATTCCTGAAACCCTGGCGAATCGATTAGCGCGCCGCCGTCCGGCAGCGGGTAAAGCCGTGTGAAAGTGGTCGTATGGCGGCCGCTGTTCAAAGCGGTGGAGATCTCGCGAGTCGCTACTTCCGCATTAGGCACCACGAGGTTGACCAGCGTGGACTTGCCCATTCCCGACTGGCCGAGCAGCAGCGTGGCGTGGCCGTGCAGATGTTCCTCGAGCGTGGCGTGTGCGGCCTCCGGCTGGGTCTTGATCGACAGTTCCACGACGGTATAGCCAAGCGCCTGGTAGCGCGCGAGCCGCTTTCGCGCGCCCGGCAACTCGGCCTCGACGTCGGTCTTGTTCAACACGATCAGCGGCTTCAGTTCGTTCGCCTCTGCCGCCACCAGGGCGCGGCCGAGCAGGTCTTCGCTGAAGTGCGGCTCGGTGGCGAGCACGATCAGCAACTGATCGAGGTTCGCCGCGAACAGTTTCGATTTGTACTGGTCCGAGCGATACAGCAGATTGCGCCGCTCGGCTATCTCGACGATCACGCCCTGATCCGCCGAAGTCGGCTCATAGATGACTCGATCGCCGACCGCTACCTCGCTGCGCTTGCCGCGTGGAAAACACTGCAGCATCGCGCCGCCGTCTTCCGGCGCCACCAGGTAGTGCCTGCCATGGGCCGCAATGACGAGGCCGCCCACCCGCGTCGTGGACGGCAGGCGCGCCGCTTTCTGGGGACGGGCGGTCATGCGTGCCGCAGCAGGCGGTCGATCCGCTGCGATGCTGGCGGATGCGAATAATAGAACGCGGTGTAGAGCGGGTCGGGGGTGAGGGTCGACGCGTTGTCCTCGTAGAGCTTGACGAGCGCGTTGACGAGATCCTGTGCGTCAGTCTGGGTGGCGGCGAACGCATCGGCTTCGAATTCGTGCTTGCGCGAACTGAGACTGCCGAGCGGCGTCACGAAGAACAGGAACACCGGCAGCGCAAGGAAGAACAGCACCAGCGCGAGCCCGCTGTTCCCACCCAGCAGCGATGGCCGCACGCCGAGCCCCTCATAGAACCAGACGCACTGCATCAGCCAGCCCAGCAGCGCGAGCATCACGAGGCTGAGCGCGAATATCACCACCATCCGCTTGATGACATGGCGGCGCTTGAAGTGACCGAGCTCATGCGCGAGCACGGCTTCGATCTCGCTGCCCGACAGGCGTGCGAGCAGCGTGTCGAAGAACACGATGCGCTTGGCCGCGCCGAAGCCCGTGAAATACGCATTGCCGTGCGCGGAACGGCGGCTGCCGTCCATCACGAACAGTCCCTTGGCGGCGAACCCGCAACGCTTCATCAGCGATTCGATCCGGCTCACCAGGGCTTCGTCCTTGAGCGGCTCGAACTTGTTGAAGAGCGGCGCGATGAACGACGGATACAGCACCAGCACGAGCAGCTGGAACACCACCCAAACGACCCAGGTCCATAGCCACCACAGGCTGCCGGCCTGGTTCATCAGCCACAACACGACAAACAGCAGCGGCAGGCCGAAGGCCGCGCCGAGCAGCAGGCCCTTGATGCGGTCGGCGAAGAAAATGCCCTTGCCCATGCGGTTAAAACCGAAGCGCTCTTCGATGACGAACTGCCGGTAGTAGTCGAACGGCAGGTCGATCACGCCGGTAATCGCAATGACCGCCGCGATCAGCGCGATCTGCCCGACGTAGCCGCGGCCAAGCCAGTCCGAAATCGCCAGATCGAGCGCCTGCACGCCGCCCAGCAGCGTGAGTCCGATCAGCACGGCCGCGCCGACGACAATCTCGATCATCGTCAGCCGCGTGCGCTCGACGGTGTAATCGGCCGCACGTTGATGCGCGGTCAGGGCGATGGTGCCCGCAAACTGGCCGGGCACCTGCCCGCGATGCGCTGCGACGAAGCGGATTTGCCGCGACGCGAGCCAGAGCTTGGTGCCGACCATCGCCACTACGGCGACGGCGAACAGAACGGTGAAGTACAGAGTAGGCATCCGGGGAATCCGTGGTATCTATGCGAGAATTATATGTTTCTTCCCGCCGGCTGGCGGGGTCACGCTAAATCGAACTGTTTCAACGGCGCACAGGGCCGTCCCAAGGGGGCGCGCGGCGCTATTCACCAGGGTTGCCTCCATGACTGACATCCTCGAATCCGCTGACGGGCCGTCGCTCGTGCGCAGCGACATGAACCTGATCTGGCTGGACATGGAAATGACCGGGCTCGAGCCCGACACCGACCGCATCATCGAGATCGCCGTCGTGGTGACCAACTCGACGCTCGACAGAGTGGTGGAAGGGCCTGTCCTCGCCATCCACCAAAGCGACGAAACGCTCGCCAGGATGGATCAGTGGAACCAGAACACACACGGCCGTTCGGGGCTGATCGACCGGGTGCGCGCTTCGAGCGTCGGCGAAGCGGAAGCCACCGAGCAGATCCGCGAATTTCTCGGCCAGTACGTCCCACCGGGCAAGTCGCCGATGTGTGGCAATTCCATCTGCCAGGACCGCCGCTTCATGGCGCGCTGGATGCCGGATCTGGAGCGCTTCTTCCATTACCGCAATCTCGACGTGAGTACGCTCAAGGAACTGTGCCGCCGCTGGCAACCGGCCATCTACAAGGGCTTCCAGAAGCGTGCAATGCATACGGCGCTGGCCGATATCCACGAATCGATCGACGAGCTCAAGTACTACCGCGAGCACTTTCTGATCCCGGCGGCGAGCGCGCCGGTGGCGGAACAGTAATCGAAGCGACAATCCGGCGCGTCGCTCACGCCTGACGCGGCGCCCGGATCGCGTTTTTCGGCCGGAAGGCTTTCACAATGGCCGCGTTGGTTTCCACGTACGGGCCGCCGATCAGGTCGATACAGTACGGCACGGCCGCAAAAATCCCCGGCACCTTCACCGCTCCTGCCTCGTCGCGCAACCCTTCCAGCGTTTCCCGGATCGATTTCGGTTGACCCGGCAGATTGACGATCAGTGCCGCGTGCGTCGGCGTTTCGCGGATCACCGCCACCTGGCGCGACAAAATGGCCGTCGGCACGAAATTCAGGCTGATCTGTCGCATCTGCTCGCCGAATCCCGGCATTTCTTTTGTGCCCACCGCCAGCGTTGCTTCCGGCGTCACATCGCGCCGCGACGGCCCGGTGCCGCCCGTGGTCAGCACCAGATCGCAACCGGCCTTGTCTACCAGCTCGATCAGCGTGGCGGAAATCGTCTGCGCATCGTCCTGGATCAGCCGGGTGACGGCCTGCCACGGCGAGCTCAGCGCCGCGCCGAGCCATTCCTGCAAGGACGGAATCCCTTTGTCTTCATAGACACCCGTGCTCGCCCGGTCGCTGATCGAAACCAGCCCGATCACGATCTCATCGGGATGATTACGCGCGATCTTCGTCATCGTCGTCGTCCGGGGCGCCGTGCCCTTCGTGCTCATCGTCCTCGGCCGCTTCCGGGCCGTCCGCATTCTTGATCCACTGGAACAGCTCGCGGAAATAGCGCGGCGGCTTGCTCTGCTGCGCTTCCTTACGGGCGTTGCGGATCAGCGTGCGGCCTTCCTGCGGGTCGGCGGCGGGGTGCTGGCGGATGAAGTCGGTCAGCGCGGTGTCGTCGGCGAGCAGCTTTTCGCGGGTGCGCTCGATCCAGTGCAGACGCGCCGTCTCGGCCTTGTTGATGCCGTTGTACGAATCCAGCGCGGTGCGCAGCGCGGCCGTCTCGTCCTCGAGCAGCGAGCGCATCACCCGGCCGACGTACTGGACCTGGCGGCGTTTGCCTTCGTGATCGGTGATGCGGCGGGCTTCGCGCACGGCGTCGTCGAGCTTTTCGGGCATCGGCATGCGCTTCAACGCATCTTTCGGCAGCGCGATCAGCGCCTCGCCCAGCTCCTGCAGCGCGTGCATTTCGCGCTTGAGCTGGGATTTGCTGGGACGGTCATACCCGTTCTCGTCGATCTCTGGCTCGGCGGCGGGTTCCATCGGTTGAATGCGGGTTTTACGTGTCATACCGTTATTGTAGCGTGCCGTGCCGTCGAATCCCGCGGTCACGCCAGTGGCGCCGCCGGTCCGCGCCTCTTGCCAGTGACGCAAGACGTCGGCGAATGCCAGGTACGCTCGCGCGGACCTTGCTATGATCGCGGGATACGTAGCGACGTACTTGAGAACACACCGGAGGGCCGCTCCCGGCCCCGACCAGGACGCAACGAAGGACGGCAACGAATATGGCAGCAGACATGGACGTCAGACAGCGCTTTTTCCCGCATACCCAGGATGAGCTGAAGGAAATCGCCTCGGACATCCTGCGTCACGCAAAGTCGCTCGGCGGCACCGACGCCGCGACTGAAATCTCCGAAGGCGACGGCCTGTCCGTCTCCGTGCGGCGTGGCGAGGTCGAGACGATCGAACACAACCGCGACAAGATGGTCGGCGTGACGGTGTTTATCGGCAACAAGCGCGGCAACGCGAGCACCTCGGACTTTTCTTCGCAGGCGTTGAAGGATACGGTTGCAGCCGCTTACAACATCGCCCGTTTCACGGCGGAAGACGACTGCGCGGGCCTCGCCGAGGCCGAACTGCTCGAAACCGCGCCGCGTGACCTCGATCTGTATCATCCGTGGAATCTCACCGCCGACGAAGCGGTCGAGATCGCCCGCCGCTCCGAAGACGCAGCGTTCGCCACTGACCCGCAGATCCGCAATTCGGAAGGCGCAAGCGTCTCGGCGCAGCACTCGCAGTTCGTGCTCGCCACCTCGCGCGGTTTCCTCGCCGGCTATCCGTATTCGCGTCATTACGTGGCGTGTGCGCCGATCGCCGGCAGCGGGCGCAACATGCAGCGCGACGACTGGTACACCTCGCAACGCAACGCGGCAGATCTGGCCGATCCGGAAGCCATCGGACGTTACGCCGCGCAGCGGGCGCTGGCGCGCATCGGTGCGCGCGGCCTCGACACCCGCAAGGTGCCGGTGCTGTTCGAAGCGCCGCTCGCGGCAGGCATCCTCGGTGCGTTCGTGCAGGCGGTGAGCGGCGGTGCGCTGTATCGCAAGACCTCGTTCCTCGTCGACAGTCTCGGCAAGCCGGTGTTCGCGCCGCACGTGCAGGTGGTCGAAGACCCGCACGTGGCCCGCGCCATGGGCAGCGCGCCGTTCGACGAAGAAGGCGTGCGTACGAAGCAGCGCTCAGTGGTGAAAGACGGCGTGGTGGAAGGCTACTTCCTGTCCACCTACTCGGCGCGCAAGCTCGGCATGAAGACCACCGGCAACGCGGGCGGCTCGCATAACCTGAAGCTGCTCAGCTCGAAGACGCGTCCCGAGGACGATTTCGAGGCCATGCTGAAGAAGCTCGGCACCGGCCTGCTGCTGACCGAGCTGATGGGGCAGGGCGTCAACTACGTGACCGGCGACTATTCGCGCGGCGCGTCGGGCTTCTGGGTCGAAAACGGCAAGATCCAGTATCCGGTGGAAGAGATCACGGTGGCGAGCACGCTGCAGGAGATGTTCCACCATATCGTCGCGATTGGCGCGGACACGCTCGTGCGCGGCACCAAGCAGACCGGCTCGGTGCTGATCGAGCGGATGACGATTGCCGGGCAGTAAGCCGGCACGCAGTCAGTAGGGCCGCCACAGACAGAAACGCCAGAGAAGACAGCTTCTCTGGCGTTTTTTTATGCCTGCCCCTCCGCGCGATTACGCCTGCGGCGGCTGCTCTCCCGCTGCCACATCCGTGCGGCGGTACGTCACGAACGCATAGTCGAATTCGTTTGGCGCGTGAGCGCGGTGCGTCTCATGGGCTACTTCTTCCCATTCCTCCGGATCGAGCGCGGCAAAATGCGCGTCGCCGTCGAAGTCGATTGAGATTTCCGTGATGATCAGCTTGTCGGCGTGGCGCAGCCCCTCTTTGTAGAGTTCGGCGCCGCCGATCAGGAACGCTTCCGGTGCCTGGTCCTGGGCCGCGAGTTTGAGCGCATCGTCGAGATTGGTGGCCGTATCGCATCCTGCGAAGCGGCGGCCCGCATCGCGCGAGACGACGATATTGCGCCTGCCGGGCAGCGGCCTGCC
It encodes:
- the rsgA gene encoding ribosome small subunit-dependent GTPase A, whose amino-acid sequence is MTARPQKAARLPSTTRVGGLVIAAHGRHYLVAPEDGGAMLQCFPRGKRSEVAVGDRVIYEPTSADQGVIVEIAERRNLLYRSDQYKSKLFAANLDQLLIVLATEPHFSEDLLGRALVAAEANELKPLIVLNKTDVEAELPGARKRLARYQALGYTVVELSIKTQPEAAHATLEEHLHGHATLLLGQSGMGKSTLVNLVVPNAEVATREISTALNSGRHTTTFTRLYPLPDGGALIDSPGFQEFGLHHLTEGKLERAFPEFRPLLPNCRFYNCHHLQEPGCAILEAVADGRIAPARHALYAQLVHEASQIVR
- a CDS encoding M48 family metallopeptidase, encoding MPTLYFTVLFAVAVVAMVGTKLWLASRQIRFVAAHRGQVPGQFAGTIALTAHQRAADYTVERTRLTMIEIVVGAAVLIGLTLLGGVQALDLAISDWLGRGYVGQIALIAAVIAITGVIDLPFDYYRQFVIEERFGFNRMGKGIFFADRIKGLLLGAAFGLPLLFVVLWLMNQAGSLWWLWTWVVWVVFQLLVLVLYPSFIAPLFNKFEPLKDEALVSRIESLMKRCGFAAKGLFVMDGSRRSAHGNAYFTGFGAAKRIVFFDTLLARLSGSEIEAVLAHELGHFKRRHVIKRMVVIFALSLVMLALLGWLMQCVWFYEGLGVRPSLLGGNSGLALVLFFLALPVFLFFVTPLGSLSSRKHEFEADAFAATQTDAQDLVNALVKLYEDNASTLTPDPLYTAFYYSHPPASQRIDRLLRHA
- the orn gene encoding oligoribonuclease, with product MTDILESADGPSLVRSDMNLIWLDMEMTGLEPDTDRIIEIAVVVTNSTLDRVVEGPVLAIHQSDETLARMDQWNQNTHGRSGLIDRVRASSVGEAEATEQIREFLGQYVPPGKSPMCGNSICQDRRFMARWMPDLERFFHYRNLDVSTLKELCRRWQPAIYKGFQKRAMHTALADIHESIDELKYYREHFLIPAASAPVAEQ
- the mog gene encoding molybdopterin adenylyltransferase, which translates into the protein MTKIARNHPDEIVIGLVSISDRASTGVYEDKGIPSLQEWLGAALSSPWQAVTRLIQDDAQTISATLIELVDKAGCDLVLTTGGTGPSRRDVTPEATLAVGTKEMPGFGEQMRQISLNFVPTAILSRQVAVIRETPTHAALIVNLPGQPKSIRETLEGLRDEAGAVKVPGIFAAVPYCIDLIGGPYVETNAAIVKAFRPKNAIRAPRQA
- the yjgA gene encoding ribosome biogenesis factor YjgA gives rise to the protein MTRKTRIQPMEPAAEPEIDENGYDRPSKSQLKREMHALQELGEALIALPKDALKRMPMPEKLDDAVREARRITDHEGKRRQVQYVGRVMRSLLEDETAALRTALDSYNGINKAETARLHWIERTREKLLADDTALTDFIRQHPAADPQEGRTLIRNARKEAQQSKPPRYFRELFQWIKNADGPEAAEDDEHEGHGAPDDDDDEDRA
- the pmbA gene encoding metalloprotease PmbA — its product is MAADMDVRQRFFPHTQDELKEIASDILRHAKSLGGTDAATEISEGDGLSVSVRRGEVETIEHNRDKMVGVTVFIGNKRGNASTSDFSSQALKDTVAAAYNIARFTAEDDCAGLAEAELLETAPRDLDLYHPWNLTADEAVEIARRSEDAAFATDPQIRNSEGASVSAQHSQFVLATSRGFLAGYPYSRHYVACAPIAGSGRNMQRDDWYTSQRNAADLADPEAIGRYAAQRALARIGARGLDTRKVPVLFEAPLAAGILGAFVQAVSGGALYRKTSFLVDSLGKPVFAPHVQVVEDPHVARAMGSAPFDEEGVRTKQRSVVKDGVVEGYFLSTYSARKLGMKTTGNAGGSHNLKLLSSKTRPEDDFEAMLKKLGTGLLLTELMGQGVNYVTGDYSRGASGFWVENGKIQYPVEEITVASTLQEMFHHIVAIGADTLVRGTKQTGSVLIERMTIAGQ
- a CDS encoding dihydrofolate reductase; amino-acid sequence: MTTLTLIVARARNGVIGRDNQLPWRLPEDLAFFKRTTMGAPIIMGRKTHESIGRPLPGRRNIVVSRDAGRRFAGCDTATNLDDALKLAAQDQAPEAFLIGGAELYKEGLRHADKLIITEISIDFDGDAHFAALDPEEWEEVAHETHRAHAPNEFDYAFVTYRRTDVAAGEQPPQA